The Helianthus annuus cultivar XRQ/B chromosome 16, HanXRQr2.0-SUNRISE, whole genome shotgun sequence genome includes a window with the following:
- the LOC110873086 gene encoding fatty acid amide hydrolase isoform X1: MPLCQVEMGKKKKNVMLPANQVDLTKVKYDPGEIEAPNLSGLWLRIFVMFIEMPFIGPVIVAYLKKPNKLQEMLRETVIPEPPMFRPEFPPQEQESGVVCLIEDGTSQDRVDSSVRCLPQYDPASASRSSGLTPSFRYWKIRDYAYSYRSRITTPVRVAEYVISAIEEFNNNKKPPTPQLVSFNAEDVRKQAAASTQRFEEGKPLSALDGIFMAIKDDIDCYPHPSKGGTIWFDEVRTVDKDAVCVSRLRSCGVIFVGKANMHEFGQGTTGNNPNNGTTRNPHNAERYTGGSSSGPAAIVASGICSAALGTDGGGSVRIPSSLCGVVGLKTTFGRTDIKGALYDGGTLEIIGPIASSVEDIMLVYAAILGASPADKLSLNPSIPCLPDLSSHHEESSILGSMRLGKYTEWFNDVFSPDISTKCEDILNLLSQTYGCKVVEVTIPELHQTRTSHLVSIGSEALAALTPHCQSGNDKKFTLDTRTNLALFRSFTASDYVAAQRLRRRVMYYHMEIFKTVDVIVTPTTGMTAPLISTRALEMGETNLKVTGSLMRFILAGNLIGLPAISVPVGYDKQGLPIGLQIIGRPWGEATILRLAAACEALRSETKKPASYFDVLKGH; encoded by the exons ATGCCTCTATGTCAAGTGGAGatggggaagaagaagaagaacgtTATGTTGCCTGCCAACCAAGTCGATTTGACCAAAGTCAAGTACGATCCTGGAGAGATCGAAG CTCCTAATTTGAGTGGGCTATGGCTGAGGATTTTTGTTATGTTCATTGAAATGCCATTCATTGGTCCTGTCATCGTTGCTTACTTGAAGAAGCCGAATAAGCTACAAGag ATGTTAAGGGAGACTGTGATACCAGAACCACCCATGTTTCGACCAGAGTTCCCTCCTCAAG AACAAGAATCAGGAGTGGTTTGTCTCATAGAAGATGGTACATCTCAAGACCGAGTTGATTCGAGCGTTAGATGTCTTCCCCAATATGATCCTGCTTCTGCTAGCAGGAGTTCTGGTTTGACCCCATCATTTCGCTACTGGAAGATTCGTGATTATGCATATTCATACAGGTCAAGGATCACAACGCCAGTAAGG GTCGCAGAGTACGTGATTTCTGCTATTGAAGAATTTAACAATAATAAGAAACCCCCAACACCACAGTTGGTTTCTTTCAATGCTGAAGATGTTAGAAAGCAGGCTGCAGCTTCAACCCAACGGTTTGAGGAAG GAAAACCATTGTCAGCTTTGGATGGTATCTTCATGGCAATCAAGGATGATATAGATTGCTATCCCCATCCATCAAAGG GTGGGACGATATGGTTTGATGAGGTGCGTACTGTTGACAAGGATGCAGTTTGTGTATCAAGGTTAAGGAGCTGTGGGGTGATTTTCGTTGGGAAGGCTAATATGCATGAATTTGGACAAGGGACTACTGGAAATAACCCAAACAATGG CACAACACGAAACCCGCATAATGCGGAGAGGTATACAGGTGGATCTTCATCAGGACCAGCGGCAATTGTAGCTTCGGGAATATGTTCAGCTGCATTGGGAACAGATGGAGGAG GTTCAGTCCGTATTCCCTCTTCTCTTTGCGGTGTTGTGGGATTGAAAACAACATTTGGGCGTACCGACATCAAAGG GGCATTATATGATGGAGGGACCTTAGAAATTATAGGACCAATTGCATCCAGTGTTGAGGATATCATGCTGGT GTATGCAGCTATTTTAGGAGCTTCTCCTGCTGATAAACTGAGCCTTAATCCC TCCATCCCCTGTCTGCCTGACCTATCATCGCATCATGAGGAGTCTAGTATTTTGGGATCAATGCGTCTAGGAAAGTACACAGAG TGGTTTAATGACGTCTTCTCACCTGACATTTCAACCAAGTGTGAAGATATTCTGAATCTCTTATCACAAACTTATGGCTGCAAA GTAGTAGAGGTTACCATACCTGAGCTTCACCAGACACGAACATCCCATCTTGTTTCCATTGGTTCTGAAGCATTAGCCGCACTTACACCTCACTGTCAGAGCGG GAATGACAAGAAATTTACACTGGACACTCGCACTAATCTGGCACTTTTCCGCTCATTCACAGCTTCAGACTATGTTGCAGCCCAGCGTCTCAG GCGCAGGGTGATGTACTATCACATGGAGATCTTCAAGACGGTCGACGTCATAGTTACTCCAACGACCGG AATGACAGCTCCTTTGATAAGCACAAGGGCACTTGAGATGGGGGAGACGAATCTGAAGGTAACAG GTAGTTTAATGCGTTTCATTCTAGCAGGGAATCTTATTGGACTCCCAGCCATTTCTGTACCT GTTGGTTATGACAAGCAAGGTCTTCCAATCGGTTTGCAGATCATAGGCCGCCCTTGGGGCGAAGCTACAATTCTGCGTTTGGCTGCTGCATGCGAG GCACTGCGTTCTGAGACTAAGAAGCCAGCATCATATTTTGATGTTTTAAAGGGACACTAA
- the LOC110873086 gene encoding fatty acid amide hydrolase isoform X2 produces MPLCQVEMGKKKKNVMLPANQVDLTKVKYDPGEIEAPNLSGLWLRIFVMFIEMPFIGPVIVAYLKKPNKLQEMLRETVIPEPPMFRPEFPPQEQESGVVCLIEDGTSQDRVDSSVRCLPQYDPASASRSSGLTPSFRYWKIRDYAYSYRSRITTPVRVAEYVISAIEEFNNNKKPPTPQLVSFNAEDVRKQAAASTQRFEEGKPLSALDGIFMAIKDDIDCYPHPSKGGTIWFDEVRTVDKDAVCVSRLRSCGVIFVGKANMHEFGQGTTGNNPNNGTTRNPHNAERYTGGSSSGPAAIVASGICSAALGTDGGGSVRIPSSLCGVVGLKTTFGRTDIKGALYDGGTLEIIGPIASSVEDIMLVYAAILGASPADKLSLNPSIPCLPDLSSHHEESSILGSMRLGKYTEWFNDVFSPDISTKCEDILNLLSQTYGCKVVEVTIPELHQTRTSHLVSIGSEALAALTPHCQSGNDKKFTLDTRTNLALFRSFTASDYVAAQRLRRRVMYYHMEIFKTVDVIVTPTTGMTAPLISTRALEMGETNLKVTDHRPPLGRSYNSAFGCCMRGTAF; encoded by the exons ATGCCTCTATGTCAAGTGGAGatggggaagaagaagaagaacgtTATGTTGCCTGCCAACCAAGTCGATTTGACCAAAGTCAAGTACGATCCTGGAGAGATCGAAG CTCCTAATTTGAGTGGGCTATGGCTGAGGATTTTTGTTATGTTCATTGAAATGCCATTCATTGGTCCTGTCATCGTTGCTTACTTGAAGAAGCCGAATAAGCTACAAGag ATGTTAAGGGAGACTGTGATACCAGAACCACCCATGTTTCGACCAGAGTTCCCTCCTCAAG AACAAGAATCAGGAGTGGTTTGTCTCATAGAAGATGGTACATCTCAAGACCGAGTTGATTCGAGCGTTAGATGTCTTCCCCAATATGATCCTGCTTCTGCTAGCAGGAGTTCTGGTTTGACCCCATCATTTCGCTACTGGAAGATTCGTGATTATGCATATTCATACAGGTCAAGGATCACAACGCCAGTAAGG GTCGCAGAGTACGTGATTTCTGCTATTGAAGAATTTAACAATAATAAGAAACCCCCAACACCACAGTTGGTTTCTTTCAATGCTGAAGATGTTAGAAAGCAGGCTGCAGCTTCAACCCAACGGTTTGAGGAAG GAAAACCATTGTCAGCTTTGGATGGTATCTTCATGGCAATCAAGGATGATATAGATTGCTATCCCCATCCATCAAAGG GTGGGACGATATGGTTTGATGAGGTGCGTACTGTTGACAAGGATGCAGTTTGTGTATCAAGGTTAAGGAGCTGTGGGGTGATTTTCGTTGGGAAGGCTAATATGCATGAATTTGGACAAGGGACTACTGGAAATAACCCAAACAATGG CACAACACGAAACCCGCATAATGCGGAGAGGTATACAGGTGGATCTTCATCAGGACCAGCGGCAATTGTAGCTTCGGGAATATGTTCAGCTGCATTGGGAACAGATGGAGGAG GTTCAGTCCGTATTCCCTCTTCTCTTTGCGGTGTTGTGGGATTGAAAACAACATTTGGGCGTACCGACATCAAAGG GGCATTATATGATGGAGGGACCTTAGAAATTATAGGACCAATTGCATCCAGTGTTGAGGATATCATGCTGGT GTATGCAGCTATTTTAGGAGCTTCTCCTGCTGATAAACTGAGCCTTAATCCC TCCATCCCCTGTCTGCCTGACCTATCATCGCATCATGAGGAGTCTAGTATTTTGGGATCAATGCGTCTAGGAAAGTACACAGAG TGGTTTAATGACGTCTTCTCACCTGACATTTCAACCAAGTGTGAAGATATTCTGAATCTCTTATCACAAACTTATGGCTGCAAA GTAGTAGAGGTTACCATACCTGAGCTTCACCAGACACGAACATCCCATCTTGTTTCCATTGGTTCTGAAGCATTAGCCGCACTTACACCTCACTGTCAGAGCGG GAATGACAAGAAATTTACACTGGACACTCGCACTAATCTGGCACTTTTCCGCTCATTCACAGCTTCAGACTATGTTGCAGCCCAGCGTCTCAG GCGCAGGGTGATGTACTATCACATGGAGATCTTCAAGACGGTCGACGTCATAGTTACTCCAACGACCGG AATGACAGCTCCTTTGATAAGCACAAGGGCACTTGAGATGGGGGAGACGAATCTGAAGGTAACAG ATCATAGGCCGCCCTTGGGGCGAAGCTACAATTCTGCGTTTGGCTGCTGCATGCGAG GCACTGCGTTCTGA
- the LOC110870189 gene encoding uncharacterized protein LOC110870189 — MLQDSKASNVSRSDVVSFWGKNSFGWDYVDSVGLSGGLISIWDDSLFCQIGGSKSRQFLHVKGSVKGCATPVNFLNVYAPQGVPAKKVLWDELKIIIESNDGFWVIAGDFNAVRFREEKRNCSFKQSCANNFNEFIFETGLIEYNMSNRRFTFCSENGSKLSKLDRFLVNSDFFNAWPAACCRVLPRRWSDHNPIILSCIPKNFGPRPFRIFNSWFGKSGFADTVLKANQEFASDVVSPDLFFLSKLRFIRDRIRGWKDDMVRKEGEDLETAKSEYEALEAILDSREFSEEEE, encoded by the coding sequence ATGCTGCAAGATTCTAAAGCGTCCAATGTGTCTCGTTCCGATGTCGTTTCTTTCTGGGGTAAAAATAGCTTCGGGTGGGATTATGTTGATTCTGTGGGACTGTCGGGAGGTCTGATTAGCATATGGGATGATAGTTTGTTTTGTCAGATCGGTGGTTCCAAAAGCAGACAATTCTTACATGTTAAAGGGTCCGTGAAGGGCTGCGCTACTCCAGTTAACTTTCTTAATGTGTACGCCCCGCAGGGGGTCCCGGCTAAAAAAGTCTTGTGGGATGAGCTGAAAATTATTATTGAATCTAATGATGGGTTCTGGGTCATTGCGGGAGATTTTAACGCTGTTCGTTTCAGAGAAGAGAAGAGGAATTGTTCTTTTAAGCAGTCTTGCGCTAATAATTTTAATGAGTTTATTTTTGAGACGGGTTTGATTGAATATAACATGAGCAATAGACGGTTCACTTTTTGTTCTGAAAATGGCAGTAAGTTGAGTAAACTTGACCGTTTCCTTGTCAACTCAGATTTTTTCAATGCTTGGCCAGCGGCTTGTTGTCGGGTTCTTCCTAGACGGTGGTCTGACCATAACCCTATTATCCTCTCATGTATTCCAAAAAATTTCGGTCCTCGTCCTTTCCGTATCTTCAATTCTTGGTTTGGAAAGTCGGGTTTTGCCGACACAGTGCTTAAAGCTAACCAAGAGTTTGCTTCGGATGTTGTCAGCCCCGATTTGTTCTTCTTGAGCAAATTGAGGTTCATAAGGGATCGCATTAGAGGGTGGAAAGACGACATGGTTCGCAAGGAAGGAGAGGATTTGGAGACCGCTAAAAGTGAATATGAAGCTCTCGAAGCTATTCTTGATTCTAGAGAATTTTCTGAAGAGGAGGAGTGA